The following is a genomic window from Podarcis raffonei isolate rPodRaf1 chromosome 5, rPodRaf1.pri, whole genome shotgun sequence.
GCTATATGTGGATACCCTAAGGAGGCAGCTAGGtttaagagaaagaaaaggaatttcagaaactaCTTAGAACTGAAACCCAttatggagggagggaagttaTAGTTTGGTTCTGTTTCTGAGAAAGTAACATATTAGTTCTAGTTACTATCTTGTGGCTAGCACATTAATGCAATAGTGTGGTCATTTCAAGGCTGAGTGGCATGAGAGAAGGATACACAATCCACTGTTTGAATTTATTTagaacatttttatcccaccaatTCTCTAAGGAACATACACAGTCCCTCTCCTATTTTATTCTCCAAACATCATGAGGTACGTTTGGCTAAAATCTCACCTACCAAGCTTCAAggctgtggggatttgaacccgggtctccttGTCTAATGTTCTTAACCAATACATGTCACCAGCTGTTCTGAATAATCATGAATAGAAAATTCAGCATCTTGAGGCCTGCCGTATTGGCAATGCCTGCACAGCCCCCTTTGGCCAAGCCCTGGGAGtaaccagaggcagatttagggcagcataaCTAGTTCCAccgcactgggtgctgagcccaAAGGGCACCTCATGGTGTTGCAACTATGATGTATGGAAGGTGAGAGGAAGGGGAGCagcaaattttggccttgcaccaGGAGCCGCTGAAATTTCAAAGACCCAAGTTCACCACGGTGTGATTTGCCAAACGAGGCAGCctggtgggccaaatttggccagtGGGCTGGCGATTCCCAGCCCCAGTTCTAGGTGCTTTGTGATACTAGTTTTGAGTGTGAAATCAGGAAAGGACACTGTAGAAAGGCACATGTGATTAAAATAGCTTTATTTAGGGAGAAAAATCCTTGCTGAATCTTGGTGATTTTACTTTTGATTTCCTGGATTCCAGAAATAATTAGTctgagaagaaaagtttggacaATCTTATGGCCTCAGCACTGTAATTCAGACTCAGAGGTTGGTATGGCACTCTTGGAAGCCCTTTTTGCTGGCACCATTGGTGCTTATGGAATCCCTGAGATACATTATTTCCAGCAGGCCCTAAAATCAATGTTCCTGAAGGCACTTATTCTGTTCTTGCTGATACAGAAATTCCAAATTATATAAGAGAAACAGACTGAGGAATTTGGAGATCACACAGGTTTGAAAAGGAGAGGAGACACTGATTTAGAAAAGGCAGACAGCAAGAACAAGGCACTTGTTTACGCTAGACTGAAGAGCATTTGAAGCATCAGTTGCTGAGATTCATTGGCCACCATCAATGTGTAAGAAGGTGGAACTGAGCTTTCCAAGGCTGAGAGTTCTGTTCCTCAGCCACATTTCTCCTCAGCAGTGTTTATCCACTTCACTGCATTTCATCTTTGAAGTGGTCTTTTTTACTTAGCACACATCAACTGTGGAAGAGCGAAGGTCAGAATGATAGCTATCAGAAGCAGGTGAAATTGAGATACCCTCCTCTGAATTTATTTGGAACTATCTCCTGCCAGGCAGCGAGGCTTTGCATCAGCTCCTCCCTTCAAGAGAAGCCAGTGCAAAGCCCCACTACAccaccaggtgtgtgtgtgtgtgggaatctCCACCTCTGCCTAGTGGCAAAGCTAGGTGGAGGAACGCTTCTCCTTTTGTcgacttggcggggggggggggaggcctttcACAGAGCTTTGGCATCAGTCCCTCTTTACCCCAGAGTCCAGGGAGACCAGCAGCAAGGCTGGGTGGCAGAATGGGGGTAACACCCCTTGAGGGGATGGGCACCTGAAGTAGCTGCCTCATCCAGCCTCATGGGCAGGTCGACTTTAAATGTAGTCAACgaagaaatggagaaaaaaaCAGTGGGTGCAGAAAGTCACATACACTGCATTTTTCAAGCTCTCCTCGTGGAGAGGCTGAGTAGTTTCATTAGACATGAAAGTATTATGTTTTCAAGTGAGACCATCAGGCACAATTTCAAGAAGGCATGATAAAAAGCACGCTGCAAGCAGCAATATTTCACTCACATAGGCAGGATACATAGATGTGTACATTGTATTAGAATCAGAAGAGACACTGACAGTGTTCTACAATGCGCTGTGTTTTAGTCTGGACTGGAACAGTCAAAAATATTAGAATGGGAAAACCAGACTGCTTGCAGTGGAATTACAACTTGCTGTTCTGAGTTCCCACAAGTGATGACCACTCTTTCAGAGGAGGGCTGCCCAAGGCTACAAGCTTCTGCAGAAAGGCACTAGGCTGTAGTTTGGGTATGTCAGGATTAGCCTCAGCATACTTCTGCAATTTTGCTAGAACCGTAGGTAACCCTACCTCAGAAGCATAAAACATGGGACCACCCCTATGTCTGGGCCAGCCGTAGCCATTGATGTAGATGGTATCAATAGCTTCTGGACAAGAAGCTATTCCATCAGATAATATCCGGAAACCCTCATTGGCAAGGGAATATAGGCAGCGTTCCAGGATCTCATCTTGGCTAATGGTGCATACTGAAATACCATGAGCATTTCTGTACTCAGCAAGAAAACTATGAAGCCACGGATCTGACTTTGCTACCCTTCCCCCGGGTTTATCATATTGGTACCAACCCTTCCCAATTTTCTGGCCATATCTCCCCTTCTCGCACAGAATATCAGGGAGTGGGCTGTATCGTCTTCCATCTCGTTGACGAGGAGGTGTCCCAAGAGGCAGGCTGGGTCCAGTAAGGCCTTGCCCTTTCCTAGATCTCCAGCCCACATCAAGCCCAGCAAGGTCTGAAACACGGAAGGGACCCATTTTGAAACCAAATTCCCCCAGAGCTTTGTCTACTTCCTCTGGAGTACTGCCCTCTTCCAAGAGGAAGTATGTTTGCTCAGTGTAAGAATTCAACATTCGGTTCCCAACAAAACCAAAAGAGTTCCCTACCACAACCCCAATTTTGCCCATAGCTTTGCCAACTCTCATGGCTGTGGCAATGGCATTGGGAGATGTTCGCTGACCATGGATTATCTCTAGTAGCTTCATTCTATTAGCTGGTGAGAAGAAGTGGGTACCAATAACTTGCTGAGGGCGGTTTGTGACAGAAGCAATCTCATCAATATCAAGGCAAGAGGTGTTCGTGCACAGGAAGGCCTCAGGTTTGCAGACTGCTGATAACTTCTGGAAGATTTCCTTCTTCAGAGCCATATCCTCATATACAGCCTCAATAACCATATCTACATCCTTCAGTGCACCAAAATCCAGTGTGAACTGAGGCAAACCAGGCATAGAGGCAGCCAGTGTTTGGCCATTCTGTTGCATTCTTAAAGCTTCCCGTTCTAAAAGAGCAGTGATAGTTCCTCTAGCCAGCTCCAAATGCTTTTTATCCTGTTCAAGAGCCACTACAGGAATTTTAGCCTTGACCAGAGATGCCACGATGCCTTGTCCCATTGTCCCTAAACCTTGTGATAAaaagggcagggagagaaaagagaaggaatAATTAGAAATGTTCTACAGAGAGGAGCTTATTAGGCAATCTTTTAACTTACAATATAGGCAAATAAATTGAGGGGGGAAACCATTGAGAAGATCCACATTTGAATTAACATTACCATCCTGAAAAGTAAAGAAACTACTGCAAGGCTGAAGATGGAAAGCAGCGTTAATGTCTGTGCAAGTGAGTTGGGATTATGCATTTCATAGGGGAGTCTGTTCAATAGCTACTAGAAATTGCactcctctttttcttcctctatGCATGAGTGGAGGAGATAAGCTATGTAGCAATTCATAGTTGCGGTTTTGCCAAACTCCAGCAAACTATATTTTTACACAAATCATAGGTATTAGGTTTGgacaaaatggctgcaaatcCCCACTAGATACTTCTAGTCTCCTCCACCTATAGAAAGAAGGCTCTTGGATGCTTGTATTCATAATACAAACTATGGTGTACCATCATATCAGAATGCAGCCAACATAAAGTTGTAGCAGAATAGGAATTCCTCACAATCAAGTGACCTTTTTTGTCTGATTAACCATCTTTTCTGTCATGAAGTGTGGTGGTTACCTTCTTGCATGTGGAGCATGCTTTCAAAACCTATTGATCTTCATTTATTCCAGAAAGGCTGCATCAAACTGTTATTAGTCAATGTTCCCCAAAAGCCTTCTGCTCCAAGCTTTATGGAGCCTTACACATGGTGCTTCCTCAGTGACATAGCTATCTAGGCTGGCCTGCTAAATGCTCAATACATTCTAGTTTCAGCCCACTGATTTTATATTTGGACAGCTTCTCAATCTGTGTTCTGGGACAGCTACCTGATGAGGATCAGATCAAAATCCCTTTGTACTGCAGGGGCCAAAGATCAGAATGAGGAAACTTTGTAATAAACAATATTTAGAACCAGCTGTCAATGTCTGAGGCTTGCTAAAGGGGTCAAAACTATGTGACTAACACTTTTGCTGTACAgtgatttaattattttaaaaactcatgGCCCATATTATCAGGTTTATGAATGTGACTTGTTTTAGCTGGACAAAGAAATACAAACCACAGGGATTAAAAAATTAATCTAAAGCAGCTTTATGAAGAATAGCTGAAATTATGCCGTCAGTAAAAAAAGATCAATTCCTAGTAATGCGGGTCAAACAAGGTAGCAATTTGGCTCCAGTATACTGTGGGATGAAAAATAACTGAATAAAGAGTTTACAAGATCAAAGACACAAAAGAAAAGCTGGAACCTGTTTGTCTCTATTTAAATGTTTCCTACTACTTCTGGAAGTCCTTTCCCCCTCTAGGTCATCTAATGTAGTTGATCTGACCTCAGTtcccactgtagttgttttctaGTTGGATGGTTGATTTCCAGCTGGATCCCTGTGTGCATGGGGCCTGTATACTTCCCCATACaacagctttggggggggggagctcattggggaaattgtttttaaaaaaactctgccgCCCACTGCTGTGGACCAAATCTGAATCATAGTTATATCTATAGGTACGATTCCGCCTTatttaaacacatacacacacaatcttGTTTATGAATCTCTCCAAATTTGGCTGTTAGTGGGGAAGGATGCAAAGTCTCTTTATACGCAGAAGAACCTTAGCTTCAGAAGAATCTGAGAAAACCAGTTCTAATTAATGCAGAAGATTAATGGAGAATCAAATGGCAGGGCCCAACACTGGCTCTTTAAAGAGAGCCTTAGGTCTAATACTGAAGCCCAGACTCAAATGAAGCACTACCCATTGCAATGAAGAGAAGACTTGGATCACATTCAAGTTTTGCAGGGGCAGGGGAGGCGGTGTTATATATATTGCAACCACCACAGACAAGTGTCGTTACCTTCATTTCAATAATGCTGTCCTTACAAATTAACACCCACACCCTGCTTCTGTATATTACAGCAAAAGAGGACCAAATCAATTTATTAGGTAGCTGAGCACCAGATATGCTCAAGCAGCAGTCAGTCATGCAAAATTCATCCTACACTGCCTTAAAAGCATTTCAGATTCAGTTTGCTCGAAGCAGCGAAGCAAGTTTGTAGCAACGCACAGTGACCCATGTATAATGATGGAAAACTTGTTACAGAAAATTCAGTAGGCTTAAAATGTATTGAAACATATTCAGATTGTAAATGTTCAATTAAAGTGCTGGTTTACTTCAAAGTTCTTTGTAGTCTCTGAATAATATGCAAATAAGGTGCCAACATGAGGAACAGATGTTGGTAGATGCTAGTGTTTCTACTACATATTCTCTAGATTAATATTAGCTTGGAGTAAGATCCTCCTCTGGGCAAGCTATTCTTGCTCCATTCCATTGCAATGATAATTCAGAATTAATATTTCTGTTTTGACCTGTATCTGTATTTCCATAACAGACATATCCATTTTGCATATCTGTCACTTGTCTAGCAGCAAACCTGTCATTTATGATTTCCCATGAAACTCAAAATGGAGACTGTTCCCACCAAAGCCCATGTGGTAATGCAGATCAGGTCGACACACATTTACGTCTGCATACTGAACAATAAACCACATCCCTCCCACATGTGCTGAGCTTCAGGCTCCATGCTGCTTAACATGAATGTCAGTTCTCCAGTGGATGAGTTCATAGCAACTTGAGAGTTCAGGCTTGTTGGCAGATGTAACTGACGACATAGAGATTTTTGCTCTAAAGGGGTATGAATCATGCAGAGAATGTTAATTAAGATTGCaaagtggaagaagcaaagggGCATATGAAGCCACAGTCCTCAAGGCTACCTCGTGCTGAGGTGAGCTTGCAGAGAGCTCAGGTTGCACCCACTGCAGCAAAGCACATCCTGTATCTAataactggggagggagggagggagggagggatacagGAGGGATGAGATGGCTGGCAGTCTCTTAAAAATCAAAGGGGCATTGCTGAGGGCTGGGCTACTTAGAGAGCTGTCTCCCACTGAGTATACCGATCAATATGCAGAACAGCAAAGGACTGTTGAGAGATCTGTGCAGTGCATCAAAGAGCTTTATTTCAGCTGCCTGTATAAAAAATTAATGAAggcattatttgggggggggtgtgagaGAAATAGGAGACGGCAAAATGGGAAGAGTGGCTCGCTACAATGAGATGAAAGCTTCTTAAAAGGTACTTGTCAACAAAACATATTGGGATGAATACATCCTCAAATGATTAAGTACGTTTCAGTAAACAGCCTCTGTGCAAGGGAAAAGCAGTCTTTGAAACCTGACAGCCCCAAGCCTGACAGCCCCTTTTTCTTGCTGAACTTTTACCCATGGTGGCCAGAAGCAAAGGAGCTTTTATGGGCTGTGTAGGTGTAGGTGCACCTTCTGTCACCTCCGCATGACACCTGACAAAAATATCTTCAGCATCTGTTGCAGAAGACCTACTTTCAAAGATCACATTCCAAACACAATAATTTAATAGAgtcaatgcattattattattatactggctGAGCAAAACAATCTCCCTCTACTTAACTTATCACAGAAGAGGAAGGGATAATGGGCCATTggtttccttttctccccctgtATTGGGAGATTTACAAAAAGGCGTATCAAGCTATCCAGAATTAGAGGTGACAACCTGAAGTAGAAGGAAGGTGACGAGATTCAAAGGAAGGCTGAGCTCCAGGATATTTAAACAGTGATGCAGCTACTGAGAAGGGAATCTGGGACTGAAGAGGTGATACACCAATTTtggatctcctgcatgcaaattAGGTGACGCTTAAGAATGAACAGGGAACAAAATAGGAACTTTGCAACTGCGACTGAGAACAAGATACCAAGAAATGAATTTAACTCATGGAATCCTATAGTCTTACCTATCACAGCTGCTCTCCGGACTGGCTGAGGGACTGCAGTTTTCCAAGATGCTCCACTGGGCAATGCCCACTTCTCCACCAACCTTTGTGCAAAGAAGGCATATTGCAATGCCTTAGCCTGTCCTGAAGTCAAGAGGAACATGAACAGCTCCCTTTCTCTGCGAATTCCTTCTGCAAATGGCAGGTACACAGAGGCTTTTACAGCATGGAAACACATTTCTGGCGAGAGGCACCCATTGGCCTGCTTCTTCACCTTCACAAAAGCTGCATCAAGAACGGCTTCCATGTTGGGTAGCTTAGGAGTTTCTTTTTGGCAGAGCCTGCGAGGGCCCAACGGCTGTCCTGTAGGGACGGAGAAATCAAGACGACAAAACTAGTCAGTCCATATCTTTTCCTGATAAACTAAAATTAAATTCTTGTCTGTCTGCAGGTGAAACACAGTCTCACAATGCAGCTCTCTGGACACAGCCCTGTAGGTAGGAGTGGATCAACTGTAAAACAGTGTCATCAATCCCAATCCCACAGAGTTGGTCCAGGAGGGAAAACTTAGAAGTAAAGGACCCTGAACAATTAACTCCAGTTGaaattgactatggggtgcggcccTCAACTccactttcaggctaagggagctggtgtttgtccacagacagctttccgggtcatgtggccggcatgactaaactgcttccggtgcacggaacaccgtgacagaagccagaatgcacaaaaatgccatttaccttctcactgctgcagtacccatttatctacttgcactggtatgcttttgaactgctaggttggcaggagctgggacggagcaatgggagctcaccccatcacacagattcgaactgccaaccttacgagGATTCCATAGTCAATGGAATCAAAAGCTGTTGACAGactgagaagcagaagcagagccaTATTTGCCATGCCCTGCTCTCAACATAGGATACATCAGGGTGACTAAGATGGTTTTGGTCCTAAAACTGTGCCTGACTCAGAATGAAATGAATCCAGATAAGTATTTTTAAAGTACAGTATGTTTACTTATAAGCActaagttcaatggaacttaatatttatttacactttttttaaaaaagtgtaaaaAGGGATATTCTAACCCTTATGCTTGCAGAGAGGAATTTCAAAACCTCACTGCAGTAAAGAATTTAAGCATTCTACATTTACCAAACGTATATTAAAAATGGAAGCAATCTAAATTGAGGCATATTAAATATTTTCATCTCCCCTGAAATCTGACCTAAGAAATACACAGCATTTTAAATTCCAATCACAATCCTAGATCACATATTTTGAGTGTTCTACAAAACAGCAGTCTCTGAAACACCCTGcatgtttctttcttcttttgtttaggAGATAGAGGTGGGAGAAAATATTGTCATGATTGTTGATAATGACGAGGATGATCTCTTTGTAGTTCATGTTACTGTCAATATAGAAAAAGCCAAGATAATATACATTGCATTATTTATGGGACATAACTCTCTCAAACCTTTACAAAAAGAAAGGTGAGAAAATATATCCAGGTATTTCAGTATACCACCTTATGGTACAAGGACTTCAACTGCATATATCAAAAGGCTCATTTACAACATGCAAACACCTGGTTATTTAGGATTCACTGTAAAGGCAGGGCAATCCATAGGGAAATGGAGCCACTGGAAGCAGAAGAAACTGGAAAGTGAGAACACAAGAATGGCCAGGAAGTGCCATATATCATCTGGTCCCTTGAATAAAAGTACTTGTCTGGACTTGCCTAATTTGATGCAGAGAGATTCCTGTTGTGGTGGTGTtggcaaaagattaaaaaaaacaacaacagttgagTGTTTCTAGTGGGATTTCTCCTGCTTCAAGTTCAGTACATCTATTCTATAATATAGAATCGTTCCTCTCCCAAGTGGTCCCTTCTATCCATGGCCATACCTGCCCCATACCTGACATCATGTACAGggtaggtgggcatggtttgtgggaaacagcctcacaggccaaacTGGGACCGGTGCCTGCAGTCCAGGTGTTTCCCTCCCCTGTTTTACGCCATATATCTATTACATATCAATGTTCAGGAGGTAATCCTCTCAAAGTGACAGTCTACCACTTACTTTAAATTCCACAGATACCACAACCTATACTTGTCCCTACCTGCCAGAGGTGACCATCTGGACCATCTGTGGACTGTAGGTAGTGAAATGTGTGCCATAGGAGTGCATCTGAGCCCCACCCCAAACCCGGTGCAAACACACTCTTTGTCAGCAATTACTGATCTTTCCCAATTGATTCTTAAGAGGAGATGaggaggtttttggttttttggcagGAGACCCACCCAGACAAGAGCTGGAGGCTCACCTCCCCCAAACTCTGCTTGAAACGCCATTGAAAAATTATGGCAACATAATTACAGTAAGGTCTGCTTTGCAGGAAACCTTCCTCAGACATACAAATTACTGGGCACTGAAACTCTCCGAACTTTGTTGTGTCATGGGTAGAATTACCAACAGCTAAATggtaaccattattattattttttacatttgtgCCCCATCTTTCCTTCAAAAAGCCTAGTATTAAAAGGCAGCCACTGTTCAGACTTCATCTGAACAATGGCACAGTAGCTGCCTCCATGAACACAAAGAACTATGGAACTCTGATAAATTGACGGTATTTGCTGCTGTATGCTGAAAGCAGCATTATTTTCCAGGTTTTAGTGCCATCAGGTGGACAAAGCGAATAGTGTGATGTTAAAAACAGCTGATGCAAACATATTCCCCCCAAATACAATTTCTGTTCCTTGCTCAGAAGACATCTAGCTGAATTCAAAATACTCCCCCCTGCTTTTTACAGAGGTGCAGGTTGCACACCACTTGAGTAATCTGTGGAACAGGATCAGAGGGCAaccctgtgcatgtttattcaaaagcaagcccctttggtttcagtgggatttattccctAGTAGGAATAGATGAatttgtccattttggtttctcctagtttctcattttcccacccTTTAGCTTAGTTCACCACCTCTCTTCATCAGTTCATAAGTTAGTtagtggttggtttttttaagtctTCATGAAAGACTTAAAAAGACTTTTAACCCTCCACTTCACAGGCaatctttgtatgcaattttgtctaacattcacatttttgcaaagctattttcccttatataatgaatttttgtgTGATATTTTCCTGAATATATGCATTTGAATGCATACTTTACCCTAGCATGTGCATTTTGGtaaacattacttggctggagagctgcatggcaaaatgtagagaactgcAGATTTTGAAGAACGTCTGTTTCAATTCACACATTGTTTCAATtcacatattgcttcagaaagtgcaaagtCTGTAggattgcattaaaatgtgaactgaatcaaactgctctcccagttcctagtAAGTGTGCGTATAGGACAGCAGCCTCAGTGACTCAGCCAGCAGCACCCTGAAGTCACCCTGCTTGAAATGTGGACCTCTGTGCATTGGAAATGTCTCACCAACTATTGCCTTCAGAAGGGTAGTGAGAAGAAGTACGATTTTATGGGTAGCCAAATGTGGAAAGATCTAGTTGTTCAATAATTTGTTTTCTggtgcttaaaaaatatattaaccaCAGAATTCTATGAATATTTTAATCAGAAGTAAATGCTGCTTGCTCATTgagaatttccattccaccttaaggagcagacgtgtggaactgttgcgtgtcacatgtctgtttacattccagcacagcttgctgggaacttccattgtgtttattgcttttgtttttctctgtctctctgagaagatgaagagagagacggcatgtttctttgtcctgatttatgattaataaatctgtagttgtagtatgctttcacaagcctcacgcctattctgtgtgcgcagttcgatctgctgatagtgtgccctggctttcgagcccgggtcgctgatttacgtcggagcagaggctgatgggtcttctcagtgggacggctggaaggagatggcccagctggggctagccagctggccttgcggCCCCCTGCATGTCGACAGCCTGCACAAGATGGCAGCCATTGGCTGCCATCTTATACTCTCTTACCAGGAATGACCAGCATGACAGGGCAGGAGTGTACAGCCTCCCTTCCCACAGCAGTGTTGCTGTCACTTACTGGTATCGGACAGGGCAGCAATGAGATCAGAGCTAGACAAGCACACCAGTGCAGCCAATCTGGTGCTTGTGCTACTCCAACTGTGGTAAGTGCCAGTGGCACCACttaagctcagtgggacttacttctgagtagggatgtataggattgtgctgctagtCACCTGTTGGTCATGTTATGTTTGTCGCATTAAGCTTGCTTGTGTTTCATAAAATAGGAGTTTCTTGACGGTGTGATTATTAGACCCGCTCAGTCACAAGCGTGCCtctgttttaaaatttataaCCGATTGTGTTTTCGTTACAACTGGCAGTAATGACGCTCGACTCCAAAATTATAGGCCAGCCATTTGTTGACACTGACTCCGCATAGACACATTTTCACGAGGTATATGCACCAAGGAATGTGCTGCTCAGTGATTCAGACAGGCCTCAGGTGCTCCTGTAGGGTCCTGCTGGCGTTTGTCCTTTAACTCACTGCACAGCAGATGCCTGGATAACAACAAAGAAGCAAACAGACAAATATATGGAAACTGCTTTAGCTGC
Proteins encoded in this region:
- the EHHADH gene encoding peroxisomal bifunctional enzyme encodes the protein MALYTRGSAAVAVIRLCNPPLNTLSPPTLLALERDVKHANTDPTVKAVVICGANGKFSAGADIKGFPRIGQGDMPSLEAVVSLIEKSEKPVVAAIEEVAFGGGLEVALGCHYRIANKQARVGLPEVTIGLLPGAGGTQRLPRLIGVPAALEIITTGRHVPATEALKLGILDGVVEGKTIEAAINLAERVVGQPLGPRRLCQKETPKLPNMEAVLDAAFVKVKKQANGCLSPEMCFHAVKASVYLPFAEGIRRERELFMFLLTSGQAKALQYAFFAQRLVEKWALPSGASWKTAVPQPVRRAAVIGLGTMGQGIVASLVKAKIPVVALEQDKKHLELARGTITALLEREALRMQQNGQTLAASMPGLPQFTLDFGALKDVDMVIEAVYEDMALKKEIFQKLSAVCKPEAFLCTNTSCLDIDEIASVTNRPQQVIGTHFFSPANRMKLLEIIHGQRTSPNAIATAMRVGKAMGKIGVVVGNSFGFVGNRMLNSYTEQTYFLLEEGSTPEEVDKALGEFGFKMGPFRVSDLAGLDVGWRSRKGQGLTGPSLPLGTPPRQRDGRRYSPLPDILCEKGRYGQKIGKGWYQYDKPGGRVAKSDPWLHSFLAEYRNAHGISVCTISQDEILERCLYSLANEGFRILSDGIASCPEAIDTIYINGYGWPRHRGGPMFYASEVGLPTVLAKLQKYAEANPDIPKLQPSAFLQKLVALGSPPLKEWSSLVGTQNSKL